The sequence ttaaatcacgtcgcaacggatcgacgtgattttttgcatgagtatagtttaagacctgaagagtgacataggctactttttatcccggaaaatcaaagagttctcaagggatttttaaaaacctaaatccacgcgtacgaagtcgcgggcatcagctagtcagataTAAAATCATGATGCCGTCAAGTACAATCGTAAATTACTtaggcatttaaaaaaaatttaagcatTTTACCTCTTGGATATTTCTCAGCCAGTACGAGAGGTGGTTAAAAGACTCCAGGTTGGTGATGTCGTACATAAGAATTATCCCCATAGCACCTCTGTAATAAGCCGTAGTGAGCGTACGAAATCTTTCTTGACCCGCCGTGTCCCATATTTGAAGTTTGATAGGCACGCCGTCCAAATTTATTATCTTTTGTTTGAAATCTATACCTGAAAGTTTGCAATTTTTATGTGTTAAGTATGGTTTATACGAAGCCAGTCCTACTGACTTGAAAAATAGACGGGCGTTTTATCTTCGCCAGCGCTGTTAGCCAGTGCTAGTTTGGCTTGAAAAACTGTTTATAGAAAGCCTATACCTATACCAAGCCAGTGCCGACTGCCAGTGGCAGCCAACGATGGCTTCGTATAAACATTGGTTTAAGGTCGTTGTTTAGTAATTTgcttgtattaaaataatatgaaagtaagtaggtaggaacCTAGTAACTTGCCTAATACAAATTGATTCATAAGGTTTTTCTAAACAATCAGtaaacttattataaattcgaaagtgtgtttgtttgttggtttatcctttaatcacgtcgcagcggagcaacggattgacgtcattttttgcatgggtatagtcaacgacctggggagtgacaaaggatactttttatcccggaaaacgagttcccacgggatagttataaacctaaatccacgcgtacgaagtcgcgagcgtcagCTAAGTAGTAAATCATaaagtaactttttaatttgaaGATAGTTAATAAGTCCATCAAATATTAACAGAATCCTGTTAAACTTTCTGGAAAGAGACATTGCGGACCTTAGCATATATAGCAAAGCTACCTAATTTCTTCATTAATATCTAATCCTAACACTCCAATAATTGGAAAGTAAAATTCTTTTGTCACAAAGAAACTAAAGCCTCACCTGGCTAACAAAGCcacataaaactaaaaataaattcatcaCTCACCTATTGTAGATATATAAATATCATAATATCGTTCATCACAATATCTATGCACTATACACGTTTTTCCGACATTCGAATCTCCTAAAACCAATAACTTATACGTAGCAGAGAAATCTAAAGccatattttttgtttactttatttCCTATAGGTACGCGCGGGTGGTAGCTCAAAACATCGGGTGAACTGTCAAACTGAGAAAAATCAATGATGGCTAGAACGCATGTGCGGGATCACCCTTGTCTTCGTGTAAAATAACGCCTCTTGAGCCTGAGAGGTGGGTTTTCCTTGAGACTGACTGTACTAGACTAGTATGACGGTGCAGACACCGTATCGACCGTTCGTTAACGTTGGTTTTTTGTGATACATTCTAATAAAAGCCGAATTTTTAAGTTTCTTGGATTTGGCATTGTAACTATTTGAACCGCTCAAATAAAATTGTATCTTGCCTTGGCTTCTAATTCGATGACAAGAGCTAAATCAGTTAGTTATTTATCTTATCATTTTCGGGAAGAATGCTGGgtttgagtaattaaatatctacAGGTTATCCACCAGAAGTACACACACGTACACATAATACATAAGTATATAGCATGACCTTCCCAgcgagtaagtacctacacatcCTCGATCCTATGAAACATTCTGATTTAAGTACTATAT is a genomic window of Maniola hyperantus chromosome 12, iAphHyp1.2, whole genome shotgun sequence containing:
- the RabX4 gene encoding ras-related protein Rab-8A translates to MALDFSATYKLLVLGDSNVGKTCIVHRYCDERYYDIYISTIGIDFKQKIINLDGVPIKLQIWDTAGQERFRTLTTAYYRGAMGIILMYDITNLESFNHLSYWLRNIQEYASPDVIKVLVGNKCDVHENHRAVPKERGQKIADDFDMPFFEVSCKSNINIEEAFLTLARKIREYRETKADAFELKERDNVIKPSESETDVSKCSC